One Cyprinus carpio isolate SPL01 chromosome B25, ASM1834038v1, whole genome shotgun sequence genomic region harbors:
- the LOC109110378 gene encoding tyrosine-protein phosphatase non-receptor type 9-like, protein MASRLSAEEEQATKQFLEEINKWTSQHGVSPLSWDVAVKFLMARKFDVLRAIELFHSYRETRLREGIVKLQPHEEPLRSELLSGKFTVLGVRDPSGASIALYTAKLHHPSKTGNHVVLQALFYLLDRAVESFETQRNGLVFIYDMAGSNYTNFELDLSKKILNLLKGAFPARLKKVLIVGAPVWFRVPYNLLSLLLKEKLRERVQMVKMSDLRQHLPRDCLPEHLGGCLSLDVHSWNLQLLSEQNGRVDPVDELVGIPLENTSIHVPGPEAMGLAELMAHLNRAQRSGIYLEYEELRREQPPGTFTCALAVHNQERNRYGDVLCLDQTRVRLKARRNERSDYINASFMDGYKQKNAYIGTQGPLEKTYGDFWRMVWEQSVLVIVMTTRTDEGGRRKCGQYWPKEEGGQEVYGHIAVVNHRVDKQAHYNQTTLELHNTETFEQRQVTHFQFLSWPDYGVPSSALSLIDFLGAVKHQQQWAVQAFGSQWRGHPLGPPMVVHCSAGIGRTGTFCALDICLSQLQDVGTLNVCQTVRRMRAQRAFSIQTPEQYYFCHTAILEHAQRRGLLSTNQ, encoded by the exons ATGGCCAGCCGCCTGAGCGCCGAGGAGGAGCAG gcCACAAAGCAGTTTTTGGAGGAAATCAACAAATGGACGTCCCAACACGGCGTCTCGCCATTGTCCTGGGACGTGGCTGTGAAGTTTCTGATGGCCCGCAAGTTTGATGTTCTGCGAGCGATCGAGCTTTTTCACAGCTACAGG GAGACGCGTCTGAGGGAGGGCATTGTCAAACTGCAGCCTCACGAGGAGCCGCTGCGCTCTGAGCTGTTGAGTGGGAAGTTCACTGTGTTG GGTGTCCGGGACCCGTCTGGCGCATCCATCGCCCTCTACACGGCTAAACTGCACCATCCCAGCAAAACAGGAAACCACGTGGTTCTTCAGGCCCTGTTCTACCTGCTGGACCGAGCTGTGGAGAG TTTTGAGACCCAGAGAAATGGACTGGTCTTCATTTATGACATGGCTGGATCCAACTACACAAACTTTGAACTGGACCTCAGCAAAAAGATCCTCAATTTGCTCAAG GGTGCGTTCCCAGCACGGCTGAAGAAAGTGCTTATCGTTGGAGCTCCTGTGTGGTTCAGGGTCCCGTATAACCTTTTGAGTCTGTTACTGAAGGAGAAGCTCAGAGAACGG GTTCAAATGGTGAAGATGTCCGACCTGCGACAACATCTGCCCAGAGACTGTTTACCTGAGCACCTGGGTGGCTGTTTGTCTCTGGACGTGCACAGCTGGAACCTGCAGCTGCTGTCCGAGCAGAACGGACGCGTGGACCCTGTGGACGAGCTGGTGGGTATTCCTCTGGAGAACACGTCCATACACGTCCCGGGACCTGAGGCCATGGGTCTGGCTGAGCTCATGGCCCACCTGAACCGAGCCCAGCGCAGCGGGATCTACCTGGAGTATGAGGAGCTTCGCAGAGAACAGCCACCTGGGACTTTCACCTGTGCTCT GGCTGTTCACAACCAGGAGCGGAATCGTTATGGCGACGTGCTGTGTCTCGATCAGACTCGTGTGCGACTCAAAGCGAGGAGAAACGAG AGATCAGACTACATAAATGCCAGCTTCATGGATGGatacaaacagaaaaatgcaTATATTGGGACTCAGG GTCCATTGGAGAAAACCTACGGAGATTTCTGGAGAATGGTTTGGGAGCAAAGTGTGCTTGTCATTGTAATGACAACAAG gacAGACGAGGGGGGCCGGAGGAAGTGTGGACAATACTGGCCCAAGGAGGAGGGCGGTCAGGAGGTGTACGGGCACATCGCTGTGGTCAATCACAGAGTGGATAAACAAGCACATTACAACCAAACCACACTTGAGCTGCACAACACTGAG ACATTCGAACAGAGACAGGTGACTCATTTCCAGTTCCTCAGCTGGCCTGATTACGGGGTCCCGTCCTCCGCGCTGTCTCTGATTGACTTCCTGGGTGCCGTGAAGCACCAGCAGCAGTGGGCGGTCCAGGCGTTCGGCTCACAGTGGAGGGGTCATCCGCTCGGCCCGCCCATGGTGGTCCACTGCAGCGCTGGCATCGGCCGGACCG GTACTTTTTGTGCGCTGGATATCTGTCTGTCCCAGCTGCAGGACGTCGGGACTCTTAACGTTTGCCAGACAGTTCGACGCATGAGAGCGCAGCGTGCCTTCAGCATCCAAACACCCGAGCAGTACTATTTCTGCCACACCGCCATCCTCGAGCACGCCCAGAGACGGGGCCTGCTTTCAACCAATCAGTGA